A genomic segment from Microbulbifer elongatus encodes:
- a CDS encoding ABC transporter ATP-binding protein, which translates to MLSAKALSKNHGTHCALNNVNFTVGQGEIYCLLGANGAGKSTTIKLFLGFMKPTSGIAEVDGFNPEVDPQAVRSRLLYIPETIALYDELTGYENLDYFARLANVEDPSRARLRESLSAAGLPADSFDRRVGHYSKGMRQKVGIALAITKNARALLLDEPTSGLDPKASAEFHELLLRQRDRGTAILMATHDLFRARQVATTIGLMRTGELRHSVDASKITTSDLQDLYLEAMADAV; encoded by the coding sequence ATGCTTTCTGCGAAGGCTTTGAGCAAAAATCATGGCACGCATTGCGCCCTGAACAATGTCAACTTTACCGTGGGGCAGGGGGAAATCTACTGTCTCCTCGGTGCAAATGGAGCAGGCAAGTCCACAACCATTAAACTGTTTCTCGGCTTTATGAAGCCAACATCGGGTATCGCCGAGGTCGATGGCTTCAATCCGGAAGTTGACCCACAGGCCGTAAGAAGCCGCCTTCTCTATATTCCGGAGACCATCGCACTCTACGATGAGCTCACAGGTTACGAAAACCTCGATTATTTTGCACGACTGGCCAATGTAGAAGATCCGTCTCGCGCCCGATTACGGGAGTCCCTGTCCGCTGCAGGTCTCCCGGCGGACAGCTTCGACCGACGAGTAGGGCACTACTCCAAAGGAATGCGCCAGAAGGTTGGTATCGCGCTGGCAATTACCAAAAATGCGCGGGCTCTGTTGCTGGATGAGCCGACCTCCGGCCTGGACCCGAAGGCTTCCGCTGAATTTCACGAATTGCTATTACGACAGCGCGATCGCGGTACGGCCATTCTTATGGCCACCCACGACTTGTTTCGCGCGCGGCAGGTTGCCACCACCATAGGTCTGATGCGAACCGGAGAGCTGCGCCATTCGGTCGATGCATCTAAGATCACCACAAGTGATCTGCAAGACCTCTACCTTGAGGCAATGGCTGACGCAGTCTAA
- a CDS encoding DUF3526 domain-containing protein: MSKFLVIGGYEFRRMRRDRGFLALLLLLLALSSYAIWNGIEWTDKRHAAIDLIKAEERDRRAFGRRFVESQLVIPATLAVLPPTEMSGISIGQADAYPFHAEIYPLHDYSTLFKRVWGDIGSPDVRAAGRFDLAFVIVLLLPLVLLATTYDLWSKERERGIAALVVSQPIAISPLIWVRAVTRGVLILGPFIAWIVSASIWMGARDLANLVALACIVFIYGAFWIAIAVLINCITRRSAEAAIAAGAAWLLIVVMAPSLTLAAVDVIRPAPSAMGFATALKARKAAVSKQLQETAETITIKVRESSPTIPDRLRERYGERVALDEALWPLISAHKQAERTRRDLLDTIRFFLPAVAIQDALDRVAGSDADRAIVFEQQVRATQMALRQRYKTHLDNDTLLTLAEYDREPGFQFKESDKVFETRLVLDLLTALIATILIVVAVFSLRKKLATP; encoded by the coding sequence ATGCGTCGCGACCGCGGGTTTCTGGCGCTTTTGCTTCTGTTGCTGGCACTCAGCAGCTATGCAATCTGGAATGGTATTGAGTGGACCGATAAACGCCATGCGGCCATTGACCTCATCAAAGCAGAGGAAAGAGATCGACGGGCCTTCGGCCGTCGATTTGTAGAGTCGCAGCTGGTGATTCCCGCTACATTGGCAGTACTCCCGCCCACCGAGATGTCCGGAATTTCGATCGGGCAGGCAGATGCCTACCCATTCCACGCAGAAATTTATCCGCTGCACGATTACTCAACCCTGTTCAAGCGTGTATGGGGAGACATTGGCAGTCCGGACGTGCGCGCAGCCGGACGCTTCGACCTGGCTTTTGTGATCGTACTCCTGCTTCCCCTGGTTCTTCTCGCAACTACCTACGATTTGTGGTCGAAAGAGCGAGAGCGCGGCATCGCCGCACTGGTGGTGTCACAGCCCATTGCAATATCCCCGTTAATCTGGGTCAGGGCTGTCACTCGTGGAGTGTTGATACTCGGACCATTCATCGCATGGATTGTGAGTGCCTCGATATGGATGGGCGCGAGGGACCTGGCCAACCTGGTCGCACTTGCCTGTATCGTTTTCATATACGGTGCTTTCTGGATCGCCATTGCCGTATTGATCAACTGTATTACCCGTCGCTCGGCAGAAGCGGCAATAGCTGCCGGTGCAGCCTGGCTGCTGATTGTGGTGATGGCGCCTTCACTAACTCTCGCTGCCGTCGATGTGATCAGGCCGGCACCATCTGCAATGGGCTTCGCGACGGCCCTCAAAGCGCGCAAGGCTGCGGTTAGCAAGCAACTGCAAGAGACTGCCGAAACAATCACGATAAAGGTCCGGGAATCATCACCCACCATTCCTGACCGTCTGCGTGAACGCTACGGGGAGCGAGTGGCATTGGACGAAGCGCTGTGGCCATTGATCAGCGCGCATAAACAAGCCGAGCGTACGCGCCGCGATCTGCTCGATACCATACGATTCTTTTTGCCAGCCGTCGCCATACAGGATGCGTTAGATCGTGTCGCAGGATCGGATGCAGATCGCGCAATAGTTTTCGAGCAGCAGGTACGCGCCACACAAATGGCTCTGCGGCAGCGGTATAAGACACACCTGGATAATGACACTCTGCTTACGCTCGCAGAATACGACCGGGAACCGGGGTTCCAGTTTAAGGAGAGTGATAAAGTGTTTGAGACAAGGCTTGTGCTGGACCTTTTAACAGCCCTGATCGCAACAATTCTTATTGTGGTCGCGGTGTTTTCCCTGCGCAAAAAATTAGCAACACCTTAA